One Mesorhizobium sp. B2-1-1 DNA window includes the following coding sequences:
- the ubiT gene encoding ubiquinone anaerobic biosynthesis accessory factor UbiT, protein MVTISTEPTLPAVIRHLFPPFAGLPLGPLLTLSLRSMARRQPRLFDRLGEHRTACDFIDPVDLAFAFTVVPDAERSIVRVVRRSEAATSNVQIRGPLLTLLSLLDGTLDGDALFFSRIISISGRTEAVLALRNTIEDAELSPADLLGLRGFLARLANTGILGALSVARQMANRNSRREAPEA, encoded by the coding sequence ATGGTGACGATCAGCACGGAACCGACGTTGCCGGCGGTCATTCGTCATCTTTTCCCACCTTTTGCCGGACTTCCCCTCGGGCCGTTGCTGACGCTATCCTTGCGCTCGATGGCTAGGCGCCAGCCCCGATTGTTCGACCGCCTGGGCGAACATCGAACAGCTTGCGATTTCATCGACCCGGTCGACCTCGCCTTCGCATTTACCGTCGTACCGGACGCAGAGCGTTCGATCGTTCGTGTCGTCAGGAGAAGTGAGGCCGCGACATCAAACGTCCAGATCAGGGGACCTCTTCTGACACTCTTGAGCCTGCTCGACGGCACGCTGGATGGCGATGCGCTTTTCTTCAGCCGGATCATCTCGATCAGCGGCCGCACGGAGGCGGTGCTCGCGCTGAGGAACACAATCGAGGACGCCGAGCTTAGCCCCGCGGACCTACTCGGCCTGCGTGGCTTCCTGGCTCGTCTCGCCAATACGGGCATTCTCGGCGCATTGAGCGTCGCACGCCAAATGGCCAATCGAAATTCCAGACGCGAGGCGCCAGAGGCATGA